One genomic window of Parus major isolate Abel chromosome 11, Parus_major1.1, whole genome shotgun sequence includes the following:
- the ADGRG1 gene encoding adhesion G-protein coupled receptor G1 isoform X1: protein MKVLFLLLLSPLQGVGANGRREEDFRFCGDRNQTQESSVIYKHSPNNMFIENTAQALIIKRPFLPNRSNFYYKYSLPPTLGRYRFCVYWFESNRTLQLVYGKQSILLGGDPSSSVPQGQESQETEGNRTYIFNVSYFMKGGKNTSLAAQDVYRFPASPESTPVWKQDVEEQLADLDNLIAQPLAPAVGATEQQRLRRKLGELEEMLAKVELKGQNQTFGEATVHATVLRVQPSRAPQHLTFVSQREESGEVQGFTVDLPSSLFMMVKEREEVLEHRVLLMDINRQTMFQDENSSHVLGDKVVSISLVDTVVANLSDPVVLTFFHDQLPRNVTPLCVFWQEDTSASSGSWDSYGCTTVTGSSQTECRCNHLTYFAVLMVSSPDITSVHRNYLSIITYAGCLISALASICTIFFLYFRSKQRDQITSMHIHMNLLFAIFLLDVTFLISEHLAASSSEVVCRVGGFFLHFSLLSCLTWMGIEGYNLYRLVIEVFNAYHDHFLLKLFLVGWGVPFSCVMIIFLASWTNYGPFSIPIYESVDGRSTNATICWITNPLIHNIVNLGFFSLVFLFNSVMLGAMVREIVRQNKKGHKLKHILALFGLSILLGIPWALIFFSFTSGVFCLVSLYIFTIINSLQGFLIFLWYWTMVLQARKAPDSQSSSDSAKLQPSSS, encoded by the exons ATGAAGGTCCTCTTCCTActccttctctcccctctccaaG GGGTAGGAGCCAATGGCCGCAGGGAAGAGGATTTCCGCTTCTGTGGTGACCGAAACCAGacccaggagagctctgtcaTCTACAAGCACAGCCCAAACAACATGTTCATCGAGAACACGGCCCAGGCACTGATAATAAAAAGGCCCTTTTTGCCAAACAGGAGCAACTTTTACTACAAGTACAGCCTGCCCCCCACCTTGGGCAGGTACCGCTTCTGCGTCTACTGGTTTGAGTCCAACAGGACCCTGCAGCTGGTGTACGGGAAGCAGAGCATCCTCCTGGGTGGGGACCCATCCAGCAGCGTCCCCCAGGGACAGGAGAGTCAGGAGACTGAAGGAAACAGAACCTACATCTTCAATGTGTCCTATTTCATGAAGGGTGGGAAGAACACCTCCCTGGCTGCTCAAGATGTATACCGCTTCCCTG CCTCTCCAGAGAGCACGCCTGTCTGGAAGCAGGATGTGGAGGAGCAGCTCGCTGACTTAGACAACCTCATTGCCCAGCCCCTGGCGCCCGCTGTGGGAGCCACGGAGCAGCAGAGGCTCCGGCG caaacttggggagctggaggagatgcTGGCCAAGGTGGAGCTTAAAGGGCAGAACCAGACCTTTGGGGAGGCCACTGTGCACGCGACTGTCCTGAGGGTCCAGCCCAGTCGGGCTCCTCAGCACCTGACCTTTGTTTCCCAGAGAGAG GAGAGTGGAGAGGTCCAGGGATTTACCGTGGACCTGCCAAGCAGCCTGTTCATGATGgtgaaggagagggaggaggtgtTGGAGCACAGGGTGCTGCTCATGGACATCAACAGGCAGACCATGTTCCAG GATGAAAACAGCAGCCACGTCCTGGGTGACAAGGTAGTCAGCATCTCCCTGGTGGACACAGTGGTGGCCAACCTCTCTGACCCAGTGGTCCTCACTTTCTTCCATGACCAGCTGCCG AGGAACGTAACCCCACTGTGCGTCTTCTGGCAGGAGGACACCTCTG CCAGttctgggagctgggacagctATGGGTGTACAACTGTGACAGGGAGCAGCCAGACAGAATGCAGGTGCAACCACCTCACCTACTTTGCTGTGCTCATG gtATCCTCTCCAGACATCACCTCTGTGCACAGGAATTACCTGAGTATCATAACCTACGCTGGCTGCCTGATCTCAGCTTTGGCATCCATTTGcaccattttcttcctctacTTCAG AAGCAAACAGCGAGACCAGATCACGAGCATGCACATCCACATGAACCTGCTGTTTGCCATCTTCCTCCTGGATGTCACCTTCCTCATCTCCGAGCActtggctgccagcagcagcgaGGTTGTCTGCAGAGTcgggggtttttttctgcacttttcACTCCTGAGCTGCCTCACCTGGATGGGCATTGAGGGCTACAACCTCTACCGGCTTGTGATTGAAGTCTTCAACGCCTACCATGACCACTTCCTCCTCAAGCTCTTCCTGGTTGGCTGGG GAGTCCCCTTCTCCTGTGTGATGATAATCTTCCTGGCTAGCTGGACGAACTACGGCCCCTTCTCCATTCCCATCTATGAATCCGTTGATGGCAGATCCACCAACGCCACCAT ATGCTGGATCACAAACCCCCTGATCCATAACATCGTGAACCTGGGTTTCTTCAGCCTGGTGTTCCTCTTTAACTCGGTCATGCTGGGGGCCATGGTACGGGAGATCGTCCGGCAGAACAAAAAAGGTCACAAGCTCAAGCATATCCTGGCCCTCTTCGGGCTGAGCATCCTGCTGGGCATCCCCTGGGCACTGATCTTCTTCTCCTTCACCTCTGGTGTGTTCTGCCTTGTCTCCCTCTACATCTTCACCATCATCAACTCCCTCCAAG GTTTCCTTATCTTCCTCTGGTACTGGACCATGGTGCTGCAGGCGAGGAAGGCTCCTGactctcagagcagctctgacagTGCCAAgttgcagcccagcagcagctga
- the ADGRG1 gene encoding adhesion G-protein coupled receptor G1 isoform X2: protein MFIENTAQALIIKRPFLPNRSNFYYKYSLPPTLGRYRFCVYWFESNRTLQLVYGKQSILLGGDPSSSVPQGQESQETEGNRTYIFNVSYFMKGGKNTSLAAQDVYRFPASPESTPVWKQDVEEQLADLDNLIAQPLAPAVGATEQQRLRRKLGELEEMLAKVELKGQNQTFGEATVHATVLRVQPSRAPQHLTFVSQREESGEVQGFTVDLPSSLFMMVKEREEVLEHRVLLMDINRQTMFQDENSSHVLGDKVVSISLVDTVVANLSDPVVLTFFHDQLPRNVTPLCVFWQEDTSASSGSWDSYGCTTVTGSSQTECRCNHLTYFAVLMVSSPDITSVHRNYLSIITYAGCLISALASICTIFFLYFRSKQRDQITSMHIHMNLLFAIFLLDVTFLISEHLAASSSEVVCRVGGFFLHFSLLSCLTWMGIEGYNLYRLVIEVFNAYHDHFLLKLFLVGWGVPFSCVMIIFLASWTNYGPFSIPIYESVDGRSTNATICWITNPLIHNIVNLGFFSLVFLFNSVMLGAMVREIVRQNKKGHKLKHILALFGLSILLGIPWALIFFSFTSGVFCLVSLYIFTIINSLQGFLIFLWYWTMVLQARKAPDSQSSSDSAKLQPSSS, encoded by the exons ATGTTCATCGAGAACACGGCCCAGGCACTGATAATAAAAAGGCCCTTTTTGCCAAACAGGAGCAACTTTTACTACAAGTACAGCCTGCCCCCCACCTTGGGCAGGTACCGCTTCTGCGTCTACTGGTTTGAGTCCAACAGGACCCTGCAGCTGGTGTACGGGAAGCAGAGCATCCTCCTGGGTGGGGACCCATCCAGCAGCGTCCCCCAGGGACAGGAGAGTCAGGAGACTGAAGGAAACAGAACCTACATCTTCAATGTGTCCTATTTCATGAAGGGTGGGAAGAACACCTCCCTGGCTGCTCAAGATGTATACCGCTTCCCTG CCTCTCCAGAGAGCACGCCTGTCTGGAAGCAGGATGTGGAGGAGCAGCTCGCTGACTTAGACAACCTCATTGCCCAGCCCCTGGCGCCCGCTGTGGGAGCCACGGAGCAGCAGAGGCTCCGGCG caaacttggggagctggaggagatgcTGGCCAAGGTGGAGCTTAAAGGGCAGAACCAGACCTTTGGGGAGGCCACTGTGCACGCGACTGTCCTGAGGGTCCAGCCCAGTCGGGCTCCTCAGCACCTGACCTTTGTTTCCCAGAGAGAG GAGAGTGGAGAGGTCCAGGGATTTACCGTGGACCTGCCAAGCAGCCTGTTCATGATGgtgaaggagagggaggaggtgtTGGAGCACAGGGTGCTGCTCATGGACATCAACAGGCAGACCATGTTCCAG GATGAAAACAGCAGCCACGTCCTGGGTGACAAGGTAGTCAGCATCTCCCTGGTGGACACAGTGGTGGCCAACCTCTCTGACCCAGTGGTCCTCACTTTCTTCCATGACCAGCTGCCG AGGAACGTAACCCCACTGTGCGTCTTCTGGCAGGAGGACACCTCTG CCAGttctgggagctgggacagctATGGGTGTACAACTGTGACAGGGAGCAGCCAGACAGAATGCAGGTGCAACCACCTCACCTACTTTGCTGTGCTCATG gtATCCTCTCCAGACATCACCTCTGTGCACAGGAATTACCTGAGTATCATAACCTACGCTGGCTGCCTGATCTCAGCTTTGGCATCCATTTGcaccattttcttcctctacTTCAG AAGCAAACAGCGAGACCAGATCACGAGCATGCACATCCACATGAACCTGCTGTTTGCCATCTTCCTCCTGGATGTCACCTTCCTCATCTCCGAGCActtggctgccagcagcagcgaGGTTGTCTGCAGAGTcgggggtttttttctgcacttttcACTCCTGAGCTGCCTCACCTGGATGGGCATTGAGGGCTACAACCTCTACCGGCTTGTGATTGAAGTCTTCAACGCCTACCATGACCACTTCCTCCTCAAGCTCTTCCTGGTTGGCTGGG GAGTCCCCTTCTCCTGTGTGATGATAATCTTCCTGGCTAGCTGGACGAACTACGGCCCCTTCTCCATTCCCATCTATGAATCCGTTGATGGCAGATCCACCAACGCCACCAT ATGCTGGATCACAAACCCCCTGATCCATAACATCGTGAACCTGGGTTTCTTCAGCCTGGTGTTCCTCTTTAACTCGGTCATGCTGGGGGCCATGGTACGGGAGATCGTCCGGCAGAACAAAAAAGGTCACAAGCTCAAGCATATCCTGGCCCTCTTCGGGCTGAGCATCCTGCTGGGCATCCCCTGGGCACTGATCTTCTTCTCCTTCACCTCTGGTGTGTTCTGCCTTGTCTCCCTCTACATCTTCACCATCATCAACTCCCTCCAAG GTTTCCTTATCTTCCTCTGGTACTGGACCATGGTGCTGCAGGCGAGGAAGGCTCCTGactctcagagcagctctgacagTGCCAAgttgcagcccagcagcagctga